The following are encoded together in the Pan troglodytes isolate AG18354 chromosome 6, NHGRI_mPanTro3-v2.0_pri, whole genome shotgun sequence genome:
- the LOC107975747 gene encoding thymosin beta-4-like, producing the protein MPHSTSSMPDKPDVAEIKKFSKLKLKNTETQEKNLLPSKEMTE; encoded by the coding sequence ATGCCTCACTCCACTTCCTCTATGCCTGACAAACCTGACGTGGCTGAGATCAAGAAATTCAGTAAGTTGAAATTGAAGAATACAGAAACGCAAGAGAAAAATCTGCTGCCTTCCAAAGAAATGACAGAATAG